ACCCGGGTCACGATCCTCGGCCACATCCAGCGGGGCGGGACGCCGACCGCCTACGACCGGGTGCTGGCCACCCGCTTCGGGGTGGAGGCGATGGACGCCGTCCACCAGGGGGACTTCGGCACCATGGTCGCCCTCCAGGGTGCCCAGATCGTCCGGGTGCCGCTGGCCGACGCGGTCCGGGAGCTGAAGACCGTCGACCGCCGGATCTACGAGGCGGCCAGCGTCTTCTTCGGTTAACGCCCGCTTAACCTTCGAAGAGGATTCGGCCCGGTGGCCGTCTAACCATTGCCACCGTACGTGGTTTTTGGCGGTTTAGGCGCCCATTGATCCGGTGCCGGGCGCCCCCCGATCACGCTGGGAAAGGAACCGTGGGCCAACCTCGTGGCCTGGCGCGCCGTCGCGCCCGGCTGTCTCCCTCGCGCATCGCCCTGGGCCTCGCCATGGTGGTCATCGCCACCGGGCTGCGACTCGGAGTGAACCCGGGTCCGGTCTGGGCCGGTGTCCCCGTCTCGGGGGCCCTCCATCCGGTGGGTGACGCCACCGTGTCGGAGAAGGCCCCGACGAAGAACTTCGGCACCGCCACCATTCTGTCGGCCGACACCAAGCCCCACCTGGAGTCGTACCTCCACTTCGTGGTCCCGCCCGGGGCCACCGGCCCGGCCCGCCTCCGGCTCTACGTCACCGACGGCAGCAAGACGGGCCCGAGCGTCCGCCTCTACAACGGGGTGCTGAACGAGTCCACCGTGACCTGGAAGACCCGGGTGAAGCCCCTGGTCGGCACCAAGGTCACCAGCGGGACCCTCAAAGCCGGGACGTGGGCCGAGTGGGACGTGAGCGGCCTCGTGACCGGGCCCGGCGACGTGACGCTGGCGCTGGTCGGCGCGGCCACCGACGGCTCGGAGTTCGGCTCCCGGGAGTCGGCTCACCAGCCGGAGCTGGTGATGGGCCAGACCCCAGTCTCGACCACCACGACGACGACCTCGACGTCGACGTCCACGAGCACCTCGACGTCGACCACCACGACCACCACGACCGTGGCGTCCCCGACCACGACGTCGACCGGGCCGCCGACGACCACCACGACCGACCCCGGAACGCCGCCCGCCTGCCTGCCCCGCTGGGGTCAGGCGGCGCCGATCGGCGCCCTGGCCCACGGCATCAGCGAGATGTCGGGCATGGTGGCCAGCCCCAACCACCCCGACTGGGCCTGGGGGATCCGCGATTCGGGCAACGCCCCGTCGCTGTGGGCCATGAGGCCCCGGGCCGACGGCACCGTCGACACCCAGGAGTACCGGGCCTCCACCGTCCGCAACTCCGACTGGGAGGACATCGCCTTCACGCCGGGCTTCGCCCCCGGCTCGGGCCTGATCTGGGTGCTGGAGAACGTCGGGAACAGCGCCAGCGGGAACCGGTGGATCTACCAGTTCGAGGAGCCGGACCCCGACAACCCGCCGCCGCCTCCGCCGACCACGACCACGACGACCACGACGACGCTGCCCGGCGATCCGGGGACCCCGCTCGACGACACCACCAGCTCCACGACGACGCTGTCGCCGCCGCCCCCGCCCCCCACCGGGCCGGCCACCCTCGTCGGCGCCTACCAGTGGGCCTATCCCGACCAGCAGGTGAACACCGAGACGATGTTCACCTTCGACGGGAACCTGGCGGTGGTGTCGAAGACGTCGCCGCCCCGGGTCTACCAGTTCGACGGGCCGCTGCTGCCGTTCATCGTCAACGTCCCGAGGTTCGTGGGCTCCCTGCCGGTCGGGAGTCTCCCGTCGATCGCCGCCATCTCCTCCGACCAGCGGACCCTGGCCATCGCCAACCACTCCAAGGTCGACGTGTTCGAGAACCGCCACGACGTCCACGACCTGGCCGCCCTGATCTCCAACCCGGTGTTCCACCAGAACATGGCCTCGGACAACCGGGAGGGCGGCACGTTCTTCCCCTACGGGAGCTGCGACCTGGTCCTGGTGGCCGAGAGCAAGACCCTCTGGGAGCTCACGCACTCGGGAGGCTGACCGGCCTCCCGGGAGGCCCGCCCCAGGGCCGGGCGGCCC
This DNA window, taken from Acidimicrobiales bacterium, encodes the following:
- a CDS encoding DNRLRE domain-containing protein, yielding MGQPRGLARRRARLSPSRIALGLAMVVIATGLRLGVNPGPVWAGVPVSGALHPVGDATVSEKAPTKNFGTATILSADTKPHLESYLHFVVPPGATGPARLRLYVTDGSKTGPSVRLYNGVLNESTVTWKTRVKPLVGTKVTSGTLKAGTWAEWDVSGLVTGPGDVTLALVGAATDGSEFGSRESAHQPELVMGQTPVSTTTTTTSTSTSTSTSTSTTTTTTTVASPTTTSTGPPTTTTTDPGTPPACLPRWGQAAPIGALAHGISEMSGMVASPNHPDWAWGIRDSGNAPSLWAMRPRADGTVDTQEYRASTVRNSDWEDIAFTPGFAPGSGLIWVLENVGNSASGNRWIYQFEEPDPDNPPPPPPTTTTTTTTTLPGDPGTPLDDTTSSTTTLSPPPPPPTGPATLVGAYQWAYPDQQVNTETMFTFDGNLAVVSKTSPPRVYQFDGPLLPFIVNVPRFVGSLPVGSLPSIAAISSDQRTLAIANHSKVDVFENRHDVHDLAALISNPVFHQNMASDNREGGTFFPYGSCDLVLVAESKTLWELTHSGG